The window TCCTATTTCAGCCATTTTATTACACTCCGTCTTCAAGAAGACTTGAGAAGACTCGAATAGTACTGTTCCATTAAACTTGTATCAATTACAGCGCGAGACCTCCTTCCACTAGGTATCCCCTCTCGAGCTTGTTTCCACGGCCTTTCCATATGTGTTTTTTGCTCCAGCCATCTTGCAGAACGATGTCCATAAACTTCCCATACAGCATCAAGAACTGCTTTCACCTCATCACAAACATCGATGTCATCCTCGCAAGGCGGGATCTCTCTATATCCATATGACCGGTAATTCCTATAAACAACGGG of the Alicyclobacillus vulcanalis genome contains:
- a CDS encoding Panacea domain-containing protein; the encoded protein is MDEKVGAVTAKMSVMDVAKYFLSKSRPGTKWAVTHLKLQKLVYYAQAWYLALHHELLFDERLEAWAHGPVSPVVYRNYRSYGYREIPPCEDDIDVCDEVKAVLDAVWEVYGHRSARWLEQKTHMERPWKQAREGIPSGRRSRAVIDTSLMEQYYSSLLKSS